From the Lolium rigidum isolate FL_2022 chromosome 2, APGP_CSIRO_Lrig_0.1, whole genome shotgun sequence genome, one window contains:
- the LOC124692651 gene encoding transcription factor GTE10-like, translating into MTPTVLVDYGPQRQIKRSYDEISYRAAAAPRGYAETVGESGSPVRVDSEDSSAPKRKCISLNSDGGFVLKRETFVPSKLSSSERRYLRKRFRSELDSVRDLLKKPEFSAIVPVVSRAPAFSSSAAPRPKKVQRGSHVVRGAKGRFLPTKPRPEASSAATALPEATVMKQCEAILKKLMTQKCSHIFNVPVDVEKLNIPDYNDIIKHPMDLGTIKAKLDSGAYTSPSEFAAEVRLTFNNAITYNPRGHAVHDMAIQLNKMFEARWKTVEKKLASAPAKPHVEVARADSKRRKTPPVDRSDLSMEGVRPTEAAMPKMTDAEKESFGNCLATLFEDPDQLPGHIIDLLQQDIPSNPDEAGDGEVEVDIHALSDDVLVELKKRVDKFLQERDQQHSKSEPSENEAVGVSGLSHSSTDPCKGGEPIEEDVDICGNTSPILIEKDPQIKASKLGSPSSSSSDSGSSSSDSDSGSDSESESEKVGSPAKLAKDVMVPEQPAEQPAEQEKSDVISPVDANQNAADAELREQDNESKAAPEGENAKPDSQVSPDKLLRAALLRSRYADVIVKAHGVLSQGEGGDTQEELEKLQKEEKARLLAEGNAAMEARRAEAEAESKRKRDLEREKARQALQEMERTVEINDNVHPKDLEMLGTATTEHIVSSVDETSPEHSQDGMPSFLPGSGSMLEKLGLFMKVDDEEDEEEEPSVPSSNDGEEEEPNVNSSKDGEEEEPNVTSCKDGEQEEPNVTNSKDGEEEEPNVTSSKDGEEEEPNVTSSKDGEEEEPNVTSSNDGEEGEIN; encoded by the exons ATGACACCGACGGTGCTCGTGGACTACGGGCCGCAGCGGCAGATTAAACGGAGCTACGACGAGATATCCTACAGGGCGGCCGCCGCGCCCCGCGGGTACGCGGAGACCGTGGGCGAGTCGGGCAGCCCCGTGCGCGTCGACTCGGAGGACTCCTCCGCGCCCAAGCGCAAGTGCATCAGCCTCAACAGCGACGGCGGCTTCGTGCTCAAGCGCGAGACCTTCGTCCCGTCCAAGCTCTCCTCGTCCGAGCGCCGCTACCTCCGCAAGAGGTTCCGGTCGGAGCTCGATTCCGTCCGGGATCTCCTCAAGAAGCCCGAGTTCTCGGCCATTGTCCCCGTCGTCAGCAGGGCGCCCGCGTTCTCGTCCTCGGCCGCCCCTCGGCCCAAGAAGGTGCAGCGGGGCAGCCACGTGGTCCGTGGCGCCAAGGGGCGCTTCCTGCCCACCAAGCCCCGCCCCGAAGCCTCCTCCGCGGCCACGGCGTTGCCCGAGGCTACCGTCATGAAGCAGTGCGAGGCCATTCTCAAGAAGCTCATGACTCAGAAGTGCAGCCATATTTTCAATGTCCCCGTCGACGTGGAGAAGCTCAACATTCCGGATTATAACGACATTATCAAGCACCCCATGGACCTCGGGACgatcaaggccaagctggactcTGGTGCCTACACAAGCCCATCTGAATTTGCAGCGGAGGTTCGGCTGACCTTCAACAATGCGATAACGTATAACCCCCGCGGGCATGCGGTGCATGATATGGCCATTCAGCTCAACAAAATGTTTGAGGCTAGATGGAAGACGGTCGAGAAGAAGTTGGCTTCTGCCCCTGCTAAGCCACATGTTGAGGTTGCCAGGGCTGACTCCAAGAGGAGAAAGACCCCTCCTGTGGACCGCAGTGACCTGTCCATGGAGGGTGTCAGGCCAACCGAGGCTGCCATGCCAAAGATGACGGACGCCGAGAAAGAATCCTTTGGAAACTGCTTGGCTACTTTGTTTGAGGATCCAGACCAGTTGCCGGGTCACATCATTGATTTGTTGCAGCAGGATATTCCTAGCAATCCTGATGAGGCTGGCGATGGGGAGGTAGAGGTCGATATCCATGCACTCAGTGATGACGTACTAGTAGAGCTCAAGAAGCGCGTGGACAAGTTTTTGCAAGAGAGAGATCAGCAGCATTCAAAATCCGAGCCTTCGGAGAATGAGGCCGTGGGTGTATCTGGCCTCAGTCACTCGTCCACAGATCCCTGCAAAG GTGGTGAGCCTATCGAGGAGGATGTGGACATTTGTGGCAATACATCCCCTATACTGATAGAGAAGGATCCGCAAATCAAAGCTAGCAAACTTGGTAGCCCAAGTAGTTCCAGCAGTGACTCTGGATCTTCGTCCAGCG ATTCTGACTCTGGCAGTGACTCCGAAAGTGAATCGGAAAAAGTTGGTAGCCCAGCAAAGCTTGCAAAG GATGTTATGGTACCTGAACAACCCGCAGAGCAACCTGCAGAGCAAGAAAAGAGTGATGTCATTAGTCCTGTTGATGCTAACC AAAATGCTGCTGATGCTGAACTTCGTGAGCAGGACAATGAGTCTAAGGCTGCACCGGAGG GGGAGAATGCAAAGCCTGATAGCCAAGTCTCCCCTGATAAGCTCTTACGAGCAGCTCTTTTGAGGAGCCGTTATGCTGATGTAATTGTGAAAGCTCATGGGGTTCTTAGCCAG GGTGAGGGTGGAGATACACAGGAGGAGCTGGAGAAACTGCAGAAGGAAG AAAAAGCACGGCTTTTGGCTGAAGGTAATGCAGCTATGGAAGCTCGCAGAGCTGAAGCTGAAGCCGAATCTAAGCGTAAGCGTGACCTCGAGAGGGAGAAGGCTCGTCAGGCCTTGCAGGAG ATGGAGAGAACTGTAGAAATTAATGACAACGTCCATCCCAAGGACCTAGAAATGCTTGGGACAGCTACTACAGAGCATATTGTGAGCTCCGTTGATGAGACAAGTCCTGAGCACTCCCAGGATGGCATGCCTAGTTTTCTTCCTGGTTCCGGCAGCATGTTGGAAAAACTTGGACTGTTTATGAAAGtagatgatgaagaagacgaggaagaggagCCAAGTGTTCCCAGTAGCAACGATGGGGAGGAAGAAGAGCCAAATGTTAACAGTAGCAAAGATGGGGAGGAAGAAGAGCCAAATGTTACCAGTTGCAAAGATGGGGAGCAAGAAGAGCCAAATGTTACCAATAGCAAAGATGGGGAGGAAGAAGAGCCAAATGTTACCAGTAGCAAGGATGGGGAGGAAGAAGAGCCAAATGTTACCAGTAGCAAGGATGGGGAGGAAGAAGAGCCAAATGTTACCAGTAGCAATGATGGGGAGGAAGGAGAAATCAACTAA